The following proteins are co-located in the Spirosoma montaniterrae genome:
- a CDS encoding TIGR00730 family Rossman fold protein, which translates to MEATKENVQRSDAQSTERLTQDIPKRDELLLTPDEQRIKEAFQDHNWNEIKTADSWVIFKVMAEFVEGFDKLAKIGPCVSIFGSARTKPDNPYYKMTEEIAAKLVRHGYGVITGGGPGIMEAGNKGAYEQGGKSVGLNIKLPFEQHSNIYIDPDKSINFDFFFVRKVMFVKYAQGFIVMPGGMGTLDELFEALTLIQTRKIARFPIVLVGRTYWQGLIDWITEVMLGQEHNINPEDMKLISIVDTPTDAVKVIDEFYSRYLLKPNF; encoded by the coding sequence ATGGAAGCAACCAAAGAGAACGTTCAACGTTCTGATGCGCAAAGTACCGAACGCCTTACACAAGACATTCCCAAACGCGACGAATTACTACTTACCCCCGACGAACAACGCATTAAAGAAGCGTTTCAGGATCACAACTGGAACGAAATCAAAACGGCAGACTCGTGGGTCATTTTCAAAGTGATGGCCGAGTTTGTAGAGGGCTTCGACAAATTAGCCAAAATCGGCCCCTGTGTATCGATTTTTGGCTCAGCCCGTACCAAGCCCGACAATCCGTACTACAAGATGACGGAGGAAATAGCCGCCAAACTCGTGCGGCATGGCTACGGCGTTATTACAGGCGGTGGTCCCGGCATCATGGAAGCGGGCAATAAAGGAGCCTACGAACAGGGCGGCAAATCGGTCGGTCTGAATATCAAACTGCCGTTCGAGCAACACAGCAATATCTACATCGACCCCGATAAGAGCATCAACTTCGATTTCTTTTTCGTGCGGAAAGTGATGTTCGTGAAATACGCGCAGGGCTTCATTGTGATGCCCGGTGGCATGGGCACACTCGATGAGTTGTTTGAGGCTCTGACGCTGATTCAGACCCGCAAGATTGCCCGGTTCCCCATCGTGCTGGTGGGACGTACCTACTGGCAGGGTCTCATCGACTGGATTACCGAGGTAATGCTGGGGCAGGAACACAACATCAATCCCGAAGACATGAAACTCATCAGCATCGTTGACACGCCTACCGATGCCGTAAAGGTGATTGACGAGTTCTACAGCAGATACCTGCTAAAACCGAATTTCTAA
- a CDS encoding pyridoxal phosphate-dependent aminotransferase: MDIQKSDRLTHLQYDIRGPIYEKSLELESQGYKIISLNIGNPATFGFDAPDEIVHDIILNIRNAQGYSDSRGLFAARKAVMHYTQNIGLPGITINDIYIGNGVSELIMLAMQALLNEGDEVLIPTPDYPLWTASVAFCGGKPVHYVCDEAADWNPDLADLERKITPRTRAIVVINPNNPTGAVYDKAALEGIARIAERHKLIVFSDEIYDRILYNDNVHYPISKMVNDTLCITMGGLSKNYRAAGFRGGWLILSGARHRAKSYIEGLTLLASMRLCANVPTQYAIQTALGGYQSINDLVLPTGRLYRQMMLAWERMVAIPGITCVKPKGALYIFPKIDLTQFDFVDDQDFVLKLLTEQKVLVVAGTGFNYVANDHFRIVCLPTVDELTVALDRIAQCLENHRR; the protein is encoded by the coding sequence ATGGACATTCAGAAAAGCGACCGCTTAACCCATTTGCAATACGACATTCGGGGCCCGATCTATGAAAAATCGCTCGAACTCGAAAGTCAGGGATACAAGATTATCAGCCTGAACATCGGCAATCCCGCAACCTTCGGTTTCGACGCGCCCGACGAAATCGTTCACGACATTATCCTGAACATTCGCAATGCACAGGGCTATTCTGATTCGCGGGGGCTGTTTGCTGCCCGCAAAGCCGTGATGCACTATACCCAGAACATTGGCCTGCCTGGCATTACCATCAACGATATTTATATTGGAAATGGTGTCAGCGAGCTTATTATGCTGGCCATGCAGGCGTTGCTCAATGAAGGCGACGAAGTGCTGATTCCCACACCCGACTACCCACTCTGGACGGCTTCTGTGGCATTCTGTGGCGGCAAACCCGTACATTATGTTTGCGATGAAGCCGCCGACTGGAATCCCGATCTGGCCGACCTCGAACGCAAAATCACCCCCCGCACACGAGCCATTGTCGTCATAAACCCCAACAACCCTACGGGTGCCGTCTACGACAAAGCCGCGCTGGAGGGCATCGCCCGTATTGCCGAACGGCACAAGCTGATTGTGTTCTCCGACGAGATTTACGACCGGATTCTGTACAACGACAATGTGCATTACCCGATCTCGAAGATGGTAAACGACACGCTCTGTATTACGATGGGGGGGCTGTCGAAAAATTACCGCGCGGCTGGTTTTCGGGGGGGCTGGCTGATTCTGAGCGGAGCGCGGCACCGGGCCAAATCATACATCGAGGGACTGACGCTGCTGGCGAGTATGCGGCTCTGCGCCAACGTGCCAACTCAGTATGCTATTCAAACCGCACTCGGTGGTTATCAGAGTATCAACGACTTAGTGCTGCCTACAGGGCGGCTCTACCGGCAGATGATGCTGGCCTGGGAGCGCATGGTGGCTATTCCGGGCATTACGTGCGTGAAACCCAAAGGAGCTTTGTACATCTTCCCAAAAATTGACCTGACACAGTTTGACTTTGTTGACGATCAGGATTTTGTGTTGAAACTACTGACTGAGCAGAAGGTGCTGGTGGTAGCCGGAACGGGCTTCAACTACGTCGCTAACGATCATTTTCGTATCGTGTGCCTGCCCACCGTCGATGAACTGACCGTGGCACTCGACCGTATCGCGCAGTGCCTCGAAAACCACCGGCGGTAG
- a CDS encoding MBL fold metallo-hydrolase — protein MQRFIVLLMLMASCAPRYRGPITDHFNGKKFSNPNAPERSASVWEWLLHRDKGAWPKQPNAFVGPRPAARVEGDSLVVTFVNHSTFLLQTNGLNILTDPVWSDFVGPTRWLSVKRKRPPGLRFDELPPIDVVLLSHLHYDHLDLPTIRRLVKAFNPLFVTPLGVSYLPKKAGARVARELDWNDTLRVNDQLTLTCTQARHFSNRGMGDRDRTLWVGYLLHTSFGTTYFCGDSGYGPHFKDIATRYGPIELALLPIGSYRPQWFMAPVHVSPEGAVQALLDLNAEHAVGIHFGTFQQGDDGLTEPADDLKKALDARFVPASRFIVPQEGRAMTFGK, from the coding sequence ATGCAGCGATTTATTGTCTTGTTGATGCTAATGGCTTCCTGCGCCCCGCGTTATCGTGGCCCTATCACCGACCACTTCAACGGCAAAAAATTCAGTAACCCCAACGCCCCTGAGCGGTCAGCAAGTGTTTGGGAATGGCTGCTACACCGCGACAAAGGCGCGTGGCCCAAACAGCCCAACGCCTTTGTTGGTCCGCGCCCGGCTGCGCGGGTGGAGGGCGATAGCTTAGTGGTTACGTTTGTAAATCATTCAACGTTTCTGTTGCAAACCAACGGACTCAATATTCTGACCGACCCGGTTTGGTCAGATTTTGTCGGGCCGACCCGCTGGCTGAGCGTGAAGCGGAAACGCCCGCCGGGGCTGCGCTTTGATGAATTACCGCCTATCGACGTGGTGTTACTCAGTCATCTGCACTACGACCATCTTGACCTGCCCACGATTCGGCGGTTGGTGAAAGCCTTCAACCCGCTGTTCGTAACGCCCCTCGGTGTGTCGTATCTACCCAAAAAGGCTGGTGCCCGCGTTGCCCGCGAACTCGACTGGAACGATACGTTACGCGTTAATGACCAGCTAACGCTGACCTGTACGCAGGCCCGGCATTTCAGTAACCGGGGCATGGGCGACCGCGACCGAACGCTTTGGGTGGGCTATCTGCTGCATACCTCATTTGGCACAACCTATTTCTGTGGCGACAGCGGGTACGGTCCTCATTTCAAGGATATCGCCACGCGATACGGTCCTATTGAATTGGCCTTGCTGCCTATTGGTTCGTACCGCCCGCAGTGGTTTATGGCTCCTGTTCACGTCTCGCCCGAGGGAGCCGTTCAGGCCCTGCTCGACCTCAATGCCGAACATGCCGTAGGTATTCATTTTGGTACTTTTCAACAGGGCGACGATGGCCTGACCGAACCCGCCGACGATTTGAAAAAAGCGTTGGATGCCCGCTTTGTACCAGCCAGCCGCTTCATCGTGCCGCAGGAAGGCCGGGCCATGACCTTCGGGAAGTAA